A part of Gossypium hirsutum isolate 1008001.06 chromosome A07, Gossypium_hirsutum_v2.1, whole genome shotgun sequence genomic DNA contains:
- the LOC107956460 gene encoding exopolygalacturonase → MAPEDPTVFKEATWVSISYVDGLTMFGGGVFDGQGASAWGQNDCAKNKNCVKLPINIRFHVVKNSLIQDITTKDSKQFHVNVLGCSNITFQSFTVSAPEESLNTDGIHIGRSDGVYILDSKIGTGDDCVSLGDGSNNVKVQGVTCGPGHGISIGSLGKYRNEEPILGVFVTQCTFANTMNGVRIKTWPASQPGSATDIHFEDITMDNVGNPILVDQEYCPWNQCDLSVPSRVQLSTLSFKNIRGTSKTQIAVKLICSSGLPCDEVELADIDLTYNGPEGPAISQCSNVHPALSGVQNPAACSSEPTGEAAP, encoded by the exons ATGGCTCCTGAAGATCCTACTGTTTTTAAGGAAGCAACTTGGGTTTCCATCTCCTATGTCGATGGCCTAACAATGTTCGGCGGTGGGGTTTTCGATGGCCAAGGAGCCAGTGCTTGGGGCCAAAACGACTGCGCTAAGAACAAAAACTGCGTAAAACTTCCCATT AATATTAGATTTCATGTTGTCAAGAATTCACTCATACAAGACATAACCACCAAAGACAGCAAGCAATTCCACGTTAATGTTCTAGGATGCTCTAACATTACGTTTCAAAGTTTCACCGTCTCTGCACCCGAAGAAAGCCTAAACACGGACGGAATTCACATCGGACGATCAGATGGGGTTTACATTCTCGACTCAAAGATTGGAACTGGTGATGACTGTGTCTCCCTGGGTGATGGTAGCAACAATGTGAAAGTCCAGGGAGTAACTTGTGGACCTGGTCATGGCATCAGTATAGGAAGTCTCGGAAAATACAGAAACGAAGAACCGATATTAGGAGTTTTTGTCACGCAATGCACCTTCGCTAATACTATGAATGGTGTGAGGATCAAAACTTGGCCGGCCTCTCAACCTGGCTCAGCAACGGATATACATTTCGAGGATATAACCATGGATAACGTCGGAAATCCTATCCTGGTTGATCAAGAATATTGCCCATGGAACCAATGCGATCTATCGGTTCCATCGCGTGTTCAACTCAGCACACTTAGCTTCAAGAATATTCGAGGCACTTCTAAAACTCAGATTGCCGTGAAGCTTATTTGCAGCAGCGGTTTGCCATGTGATGAAGTGGAGTTGGCCGACATCGACCTTACTTACAATGGACCCGAAGGACCTGCGATATCTCAATGTTCAAACGTGCATCCCGCACTTTCCGGTGTGCAGAACCCAGCTGCATGTTCAAGCGAACCTACCGGAGAAGCTGCTCCTTAA
- the LOC107952801 gene encoding cytochrome b561 and DOMON domain-containing protein At5g35735 — translation MEKTRKLVLFSCLLLVSFLASSSAQTCLNHSFSNRQYANCSDLPALNCFLHWTYDEAAGTVEVAFRHTGTTSSRWSAWGINPSGPTMLNTQALVAYVNSSGIPHAFTTSIDSMNPSMQQSALSFQVPSLSAEFENNEMRIFAVMRISESLLATNQVWQEGPVSNDQLMIHPTSGDNMRSAASVNFLTGQSGGTSSGSSRTRRRNVHGVLNTVSWGILMPFGAITARYMKVFKSADPAWFYLHVACQTSAYAVGVAGWATGIRLGSDSAGVTHNPHRNIGITLFCLGTLQVFALLLRPNKDHKYRLYWNIYHHSVGYAVIILSIINIFDGFDILKPDDHWERIYIGILIFLGVVATLLEGFTWYIVLRRKNRGSETDKRSHSINGANGVNGFGARGQDV, via the exons ATGGAGAAAACCAGGAAACTTGTCCTATTTTCATGCCTGCTGCTGGTTTCTTTCTTAGCTTCATCGTCTGCCCAAACCTGTCTTAACCATAGCTTTTCCAACAGGCAATACGCCAACTGCAGTGACCTTCCAGCCTTGAACTGTTTCCTCCACTGGACATATGATGAAGCAGCTGGTACCGTTGAGGTTGCCTTTAGACACACCGGAACCACCTCATCCAGGTGGTCGGCGTGGGGCATCAACCCAAGCGGACCAACCATGTTGAACACCCAGGCTCTGGTCGCCTATGTCAACTCCAGTGGCATCCCTCATGCTTTCACCACATCCATCGACAGCATGAACCCTTCCATGCAACAGAGTGCTTTGAGCTTTCAAGTTCCAAGCCTTTCAGCCGAGTTTGAGAACAACGAAATGAGGATATTCGCTGTCATGAGAATCTCGGAAAGTTTGTTGGCTACCAACCAGGTTTGGCAAGAAGGTCCAGTCAGTAACGACCAACTAATGATCCATCCTACTTCTGGAGACAACATGCGATCTGCCGCAAGTGTCAATTTCCTTACGGGACAATCTGGGGGGACCTCATCTGGCAGTTCAAGAACTCGAAGAAGAAAT GTTCATGGAGTTCTTAACACAGTCAGCTGGGGAATCTTGATGCCATTCGGAGCCATAACGGCTAGGTACATGAAGGTGTTCAAATCAGCAGACCCGGCATGGTTTTATCTCCATGTTGCTTGCCAAACATCGGCCTATGCTGTAGGCGTAGCAGGATGGGCAACTGGTATTAGGCTGGGCAGTGATTCAGCTGGTGTCACACACAATCCTCATAGGAACATTGGCATCACCCTCTTCTGCCTTGGCACTCTTCAG GTGTTTGCTTTGCTTCTGAGGCCAAACAAAGATCACAAATACAGATTGTATTGGAACATCTACCACCATTCCGTGGGTTACGCAGTCATCATCCTCAGTATCATCAACATCTTCGATGGCTTCGACATCCTTAAACCCGATGACCATTGGGAGAGAATTTACATTGGAATTCTCATATTTTTGGGTGTTGTTGCCACTTTGTTGGAAGGATTCACTTGGTACATTGTTCTGAGGAGGAAGAACAGAGGGTCTGAGACTGATAAGCGCTCTCACAGCATAAATGGAGCCAATGGAGTGAATGGATTTGGTGCCAGGGGACAGGACGTGTAA
- the LOC107952800 gene encoding threonine--tRNA ligase, chloroplastic/mitochondrial 2 — protein MATFHFLQISARFLSKRTSLPLPLPLPLPNPFLSLHFPLKRLVSFPKRPELKRLHEAAVATGSAQPAVDLQNVPVQDTQKQEQSGKLVLPTNDSSDELLRIRHTCAHVMAMAVQKLYPDAKVTIGPWIDNGFYYDFDMEPLTDNDLKRIKKEMDRIIKRNLPLVREEVSRDEAQKRIMAVNEPYKMEILDSIKEDPITIYHIGNEWWDLCAGPHVETTGKINNKAFQLESVAGAYWRGDEKKPMLQRIYGTAWENEEQLKAYLHFKEEAKRRDHRRIGQDLDLFSIQEEAGGGLVFWHPKGAIVRHIIEDSWRKTHIEHGYDLLFTPHVARADLWKISGHLDFYKESMYDQMEIEDELYQLRPMNCPYHILVYKRKLHSYRDFPIRVAELGTVYRYELSGSLHGLFRVRGFTQDDAHIFCLEDQIKDEIRGVLDLTEEILLQFGFSKYEVNLSTRPEKAVGDDDIWEKATVALKDALDDKGWSYQIDEGGGAFYGPKIDLKIEDALGRKWQCSTIQVDFNLPNRFDITYVDSNSEKRRPIMIHRAVLGSLERFFGVLIEHYAGDFPLWLAPIQAQVLPVTDTQLGFCNEVVGKLKSNGIRAEVFHGERLPKLIRNAEKQKIPLMAVVGPKEVETHSVTVRSRFGGELGTMKIDEFISSIQQAIKNRTL, from the exons ATGGCTACTTtccattttcttcaaatttccgCTCGTTTCCTTTCTAAACGCACTTCTCttcctctccctctccctctccctctccccaATCCATTCCTTTCCCTTCATTTCCCCCTTAAACGCCTGGTTTCCTTCCCCAAACGCCCGGAACTCAAACGCTTACATGAGGCAGCAGTGGCCACTGGCTCAGCTCAACCAGCAGTTGACCTCCAAAACGTCCCCGTACAGGATACCCAGAAGCAAGAACAATCTGGCAAACTTGTTCTTCCAACTAACGACTCATCCGATGAGCTCCTTAGAATTAGACACACG TGTGCACATGTAATGGCAATGGCAGTTCAAAAACTATACCCAGACGCGAAAGTGACAATTGGACCCTGGATAGACAATGGGTTTTACTATGATTTTGATATGGAGCCTTTGACTGATAATGATCTCAAGAGGATTAAAAAGGAAATG GATCGTATCATTAAACGAAATTTACCGCTTGTAAGAGAAGAAGTTTCAAGAGATGAAGCTCAGAAAAGGATAATGGCTGTAAATGAACCTTACAAGATGGAGATTTTGGATAGTATTAAGGAGGATCCTATCACTATCTATCATATTG GGAATGAATGGTGGGATCTTTGTGCCGGGCCACATGTCGAAACTACGGGAAAGATAAACAACAAAGCTTTTCAGCTCGAGTCCGTTGCTGGTGCTTATTGGAGAGGAGATGAAAAGAAACCTATGCTACAGAGGATATATGGAACTGCATGGGAAAATGAAGAACAACTGAAAGCTTACCTTCACTTCAAAGAGGAAGCTAAACGCCGGGATCACAGACGTATTGGCCAAGATCTCGATTTGTTTTCTATACAGGAGGAGGCTGGGGGAGGTTTAGTCTTCTGGCATCCGAAGGGTGCCATTGTTAGGCATATTATAGAAGATTCATGGAGGAAAACACACATAGAACATGGTTACGACTTGCTATTTACTCCACATGTGGCAAGGGCTGATCTTTGGAAAATCAGTGGTCATCTAGACTTCTATAAAGAAAGTATGTATGATCAGATGGAGATCGAGGATGAACTTTATCAACTTCGACCAATGAATTGCCCTTACCACATATTAGTATACAAAAGGAAGCTTCATTCTTATCGAGACTTTCCGATCAGAGTTGCAGAGCTTGGGACTGTCTATAGATACGAGTTGTCTGGTAGCTTACATGGCCTGTTCCGTGTAAGAGGTTTTACCCAG GATGATGCTCACATTTTCTGTTTGGAAGATCAAATCAAGGATGAAATCAGAGGGGTCTTAGATCTTACCGAGGAGATACTATTGCAGTTTGGTTTCAGCAAGTACGAGGTAAACCTCTCAACTAGGCCAGAAAAGGCTGTGGGCGATGATGATATCTGGGAAAAGGCAACGGTAGCACTTAAAGATGCTTTAGATGATAAAGGCTGGAGCTATCAGATTGATGAAGGTGGTGGTGCCTTCTATGGTCCGAAAATTGATCTTAAGATAGAGGATGCTCTTGGAAGGAAATGGCAGTGCTCAACCATCCAG GTTGATTTTAACTTGCCAAACCGATTCGACATTACTTATGTTGACTCAAACTCAGAAAAGAGGCGTCCAATCATGATCCATAGGGCTGTGCTTGGATCCTTGGAGCGATTTTTTGGAGTCCTTATAGAGCATTATGCTGGGGACTTTCCTTTGTGGCTGGCTCCAATACAAGCTCAGGTTTTACCGGTTACTGATACACAG CTTGGATTCTGTAATGAGGTGGTTGGCAAACTCAAATCCAACGGCATCCGTGCTGAAGTTTTCCATGGTGAACGCTTGCCGAAGCTTATCAGAAATGCTGAGAAGCAGAAAATTCCCCTAATGGCAGTCGTGGGTCCAAAGGAAGTTGAAACGCATAGTGTGACAGTTAGATCTAGATTTGGTGGAGAGTTGGGTACCATGAAGATTGATGAATTCATCAGTAGCATCCAGCAAGCCATTAAAAACAGAACATTGTAA